A single genomic interval of Pochonia chlamydosporia 170 chromosome 7, whole genome shotgun sequence harbors:
- a CDS encoding ubiquinol-cytochrome C reductase-like protein (similar to Metarhizium acridum CQMa 102 XP_007813881.1), whose translation MSGYSLAPFVLRRPWLANMLMPAANWYANAAGYKKLGLRYDDLAEEERESTQIALKRLSPKESYDRIYRIRRSVQCSYQHKLLPKDQWTKPEEDTPYLRDIINQVEAELAEKDALDSMTVTKRH comes from the exons ATGAGCGGCTACTCTCTCGCTCCCTTTGTCCTCCGCCGCCCCTGGCTGGCCAACATGCTCATGCCCGCCGCGAACTGGTACGCCAATGCCGCCGGATACAAGAAGCTCGGCCTGAG ATACGATGATCTCGCCGAGGAAGAGCGCGAATCCACCCAGATTGCCCTCAAGCGCCTGTCGCCCAAGGAGTCGTACGACCGCATCTACCGTATCCGCCGCTCCGTCCAGTGCAGTTACCAGCACAAGCTGCTGCCCAAGGACCAGTGGACCAAGCCCGAGGAG GATACTCCCTACTTGCGCGACATTATCAACCAGGTTGAGGCCGAGCTTGCCGAGAAGGATGCCCTTGATTCCATGACCGTCACGAAGCGACACTAA
- a CDS encoding mitochondrial carrier protein (similar to Cordyceps militaris CM01 XP_006668859.1), protein MHHVGALTPFQKWAASASDSQFNAVAGAIGGFTSGVVTCPLDVIKTKLQAQGVYRVLQDGRHVGQPRMYNGLVGTASVIWREEGVRGMYRGLGPIVMGYLPTWAVWFTVYNKSKVWMGQYYENTHLINFWSSIIAGASSTIVTNPIWVIKTRLMSQSHSPARDHAHYMYPKPASTPTSRPALNHPWHYRSTLDAARKMYTSEGLASFYSGLTPALLGLTHVAVQFPTYEYLKTQFTGQGMGEGAGEAHWFGILSASVLSKILASSATYPHEVIRTRLQTQRRPVAGEQFLQGLGIASPSPGKGATVDSRKYRGIVMTFRTILREEGWRAFYAGLGTNMMRAVPAATVTMLTYEYVMRFLHRAKEEGTSKMQGHQDPS, encoded by the exons ATGCACCACGTCGGGGCCTTGACCCCGTTTCAGAAATGGGCCGCCTCTGCTTCCGACTCGCAGTTCAACGCCGTGGCGGGTGCGATAGGCGGATTCACGTCCGGGGTAGTCACTTGTCCCCTTGACGTCATCAAGACAAAGCTTCAAGCCCAGGGCGTGTATAGGGTGCTGCAGGATGGACGACATGTGGGACAACCGAGAATGTACAATGGCCTGGTTGGCACAGCCAGTGTTATTTGGAGAGAGGAAGGTGTGAGGGGCATGTATCGTGGTTTGGGTCCTATTGTTATGGGATACTTGCCCACATGGGCTGTCTGGTTTACCGTTTACAACAAGAGTAAGGTCTGGATGGGCCAATATTACG AAAACACACATCTGATCAACTTTTGGTCTTCCATCATTGCTGGTGCCAGTAGCACCATTGTCACAAATCCGATTTGGGTCATCAAAACCCGGCTCATGTCACAGAGCCATTCTCCAGCCAGAGACCATGCGCATTACATGTATCCGAAGCCTGCAAGTACCCCAACTTCCAGACCAGCACTGAATCACCCATGGCACTACCGGTCTACTCTTGATGCCGCCAGGAAGATGTACACGTCTGAAGGACTGGCATCGTTCTATTCTGGACTTACCCCTGCACTCCTCGGATTGACTCACGTCGCTGTTCAATTCCCCACATACGAGTATCTCAAGACGCAGTTTACCGGACAAGGGATGGGAGAGGGTGCAGGAGAAGCACACTGGTTCGGCATCCTATCGGCATCGGTGTTGTCCAAGATTTTGGCTAGCAGTGCCACATATCCTCACGAGGTTATCCGAACACGCCTTCAGACGCAACGACGACCAGTAGCCGGTGAACAATTTCTACAGGGGCTTGGTATTGCTTCCCCGAGTCCAGGCAAAGGCGCCACAGTCGATAGCCGCAAGTACCGAGGCATTGTGATGACTTTCAGAACCATTCTGCGAGAGGAAGGCTGGAGGGCATTCTATGCAGGGTTGGGCACCAACATGATGCGAGCCGTTCCCGCGGCTACCGTCACAATGTTGACGTACGAGTACGTCATGAGATTTCTGCATCGAGCAAAAGAGGAGGGCACGTCCAAAATGCAGGGACATCAAGATCCATCATGA
- a CDS encoding thioredoxin-like fold protein (similar to Metarhizium robertsii ARSEF 23 XP_007819333.1) yields MPVELRKRKAPQPPPAPAPAPKKATKAGRPPKAKKPEPAAKKEDEKKPAAAAAAAPASRKIAVGDVIDLDDFGGEIQTNDGETTTLKKLLEESGSGVVLFTYPKASTPGCTNQVCLFRDSYTPLTADGLAIYGLSADSPKANTTFKEKQKLPYPLLCDPQATLIAAIGLKKQPKGTQRGVFVVDKKGKVLVAEPGSPAGTVDKVKALVEELKK; encoded by the exons ATGCCCGTCGAACTGCGCAAGCGCAAGGCGCCGCAGCCACCGCCTGCGCCGGCACCAGCTCCCAAAAAGGCCACCAAAGCTGGTAGACCTCccaaggcgaagaagccTGAGCCTGCGGCGAAAAAGGAGGACGAGAAAAaacctgctgctgctgctgctgctgcgccGGCGAGCAGAAAGATTGCCGTCGGAGATGtcattgacttggatgacTTTGGCGGCGAGATCCAGACCAATGATGGCGAGACGACcacgttgaagaagctgcttgaGGAGAGTGGAAGCGGTGTGGTGTTGTTTACCTATCCCAAGGCATCTACCCCTGGCT GCACGAACCAAGTCTGCCTCTTTCGCGACTCCTACACGCCGCTTACTGCCGACGGTCTCGCCATCTACGGCCTCAGCGCGGACTCGCCCAAGGCGAACACTACGTTCAAGGAAAAGCAGAAGCTTCCGTATCCCTTGCTGTGTGATCCGCAGGCTACTCTCATTGCCGCCATTggcttgaagaagcagcctAAGGGGACGCAGCgtggtgtgtttgtggttgatAAGAAGGGCAAGGTGCTTGTTGCGGAGCCGGGCAGCCCTGCTGGGACGGTGGACAAGGTGAAGgctttggtggaggagttgaagaagtaA
- a CDS encoding NADH-ubiquinone oxidoreductase (similar to Metarhizium acridum CQMa 102 XP_007813878.1) — translation MSTQAVAKAAGGVVSIAKKQTVQSAGIWESIRKALSIDANRSNGVPLNPYYRNPAPGSNDPMAFDDPVTLPAGDIADNPYWKRDHRRHYPQLSVMKQADVASLLTIGSAAAPKVDLIGEAGEKQLVAAKQEGETGLAKVLEKTSGKDVFVNGLPPLPSGQTLGSGSWDVHKYELTEENTYPQGYPCRTFV, via the exons ATGTCGACTCAAGCGGTGGCCAAAGCTGCCGGCGGCGTCGTTTCCATCGCAAAG AAACAAACCGTCCAGTCCGCAGGAATATGGGAGTCCATCCGAAAAGCCCTCTCCATCGACGCCAACCGCTCCAACGGCGTGCCCCTGAACCCGTACTACCGCAACCCGGCGCCCGGCAGCAACGACCCCATGGCGTTTGATGACCCCGTCACCCTTCCGGCGGGTGACATCGCCGACAACCCGTACTGGAAGCGcgaccaccgccgccacTATCCCCAGCTGAGTGTCATGAAGCAGGCCGACGTGGCGAGCTTGTTGACGATTGGCAGCGCTGCCGCCCCCAAGGTCGACTTGATTGGGGAGGCGGGCGAGAAGCAGCTCGTTGCGGCGAAGCAGGAGGGTGAGACGGGCCTGGCAAAGGTGCTTGAGAAGACGAGCGGGAAGGATGTGTTTGTGAATGggctgccgccgctgccgaGTGGACAGACTTTGGGGTCGGGCTCGTGGGACGTGCATAAGTATGAGCTGACGGAGGAGAATACGTATCCCCAAGG ATATCCGTGCCGGACTTTCGTATAG
- a CDS encoding methionyl-tRNA synthetase (similar to Aspergillus terreus NIH2624 XP_001217109.1) — MPVENPILPVKGKRNILITSALPYVNNVPHLGNVVGSVLSADVYSRFSKLRDRPTLYICGTDEYGTATETKALETGQTPQELCDEFHAKHKEVYDWFEIGFDYFGRTTTQKQTEIVQDIFLKLHENGFLEERTTTQPYCEKHDGYLADRFVEGTCPKCGYDDARGDQCDKCGGLLDPFELINPRCKIDGAQPIPRDTKHIFLKLDLLQPDIEKWFANAHKKYGWPQNGVGITQSWLTKGLEGRSITRDLKWGVPIPLPGYEKKVIYVWFDACIGYPSITANYTDEWEKWWKNPDDVSLYQFMGKDNVPFHTVIFPGSEIGTGYNWTMLNHLSTTEYLNYENGKFSKSRGVGVFGNQVKDIGISPSVWRYYLLSNRPETGDTQFEWQNFVLANNSELLANFGNFVNRIVKFVNAKCDGTIPEFSATYTDDTFDFPGWVLRVNALLAEYVDLMEKVHIRAGVKKLMEISTEGNTLLQYRLDNTNLVEKPERTKTVIGLGLNLCHLLASLASPYMPSTSESICKQLNTTLAFIPDVWDPEILKSGHKIGKAAYLFTRIDEKKVAEWKAAFGGSAESRAAEEAAKKKKQEEKEKKKARKAAKAAEAAQAAAGESPAGKDKDAKATDGAAVAPAARDIKDLPIRAKPESK; from the coding sequence ATGCCGGTTGAAAATCCTATCCTGCCCGTCAAGGGCAAGAGGaacatcctcatcaccagcgcCCTGCCCTACGTCAACAACGTCCCCCATCTGGGCAACGTCGTGGGCAGCGTGCTGAGTGCGGATGTGTACTCCCGATTCAGCAAACTTCGCGACCGTCCTACACTCTACATTTGCGGAACAGACGAGTACGGCACCGCTACGGAGACGAAAGCTCTCGAGACGGGCCAGACCCCCCAGGAACTCTGCGACGAGTTCCACGCGAAGCATAAGGAGGTGTATGACTGGTTTGAGATTGGATTCGACTATTTCGGCCGCACCACGACCCAAAAGCAGACAGAGATTGTGCAGGATATCTTTTTAAAACTACATGAGAACGGATTTCTCGAGGAGCGCACCACAACCCAGCCGTACTGCGAGAAGCATGATGGCTACCTGGCCGATCGATTTGTCGAGGGAACGTGTCCCAAGTGCGGCTATGACGATGCTAGAGGTGACCAGTGTGACAAGTGCGGAGGGCTCTTGGACCCCTTTGAGCTGATCAACCCGCGATGCAAGATCGATGGTGCCCAGCCCATCCCTCGCGACACCAAGCACATCTTCTTGAAGCTGGACTTGCTTCAGCCAGATATTGAGAAGTGGTTCGCAAACGCGCACAAGAAGTACGGATGGCCGCAGAACGGTGTTGGAATCACGCAATCTTGGTTGACCAAGGGCCTCGAGGGTCGCAGTATCACCAGAGATCTCAAGTGGGGTGTTCCCATCCCGCTGCCCGGCTATGAGAAGAAGGTCATTTATGTGTGGTTCGACGCTTGCATCGGATACCCGTCTATCACAGCCAACTACACGGACGAATGGgagaagtggtggaagaacCCCGACGATGTTTCTCTGTACCAGTTCATGGGTAAGGACAACGTGCCGTTCCACACGGTTATTTTCCCTGGCTCCGAGATTGGAACTGGCTACAACTGGACCATGTTGAATCATCTGTCTACGACCGAGTACCTCAACTACGAGAATGGCAAGTTTTCCAAGTCGAGAGGCGTTGGTGTCTTTGGAAACCAGGTCAAGGATATTGGCATCTCGCCCTCTGTTTGGAGATATTACCTCCTGTCGAATCGTCCCGAGACTGGAGACACTCAGTTTGAGTGGCAAAACTTCGTTcttgccaacaacagcgAGCTACTTGCCAATTTCGGTAACTTTGTGAACCGAATcgtcaagtttgtcaatgccaagtGTGATGGAACTATTCCTGAATTCTCTGCCACGTACACAGACGACACGTTCGACTTTCCCGGCTGGGTCCTCCGAGTCAACGCCCTTCTGGCAGAATACGTCGACCTCATGGAGAAGGTCCACATTCGTGCTGGCGTGAAGAAGCTCATGGAGATCAGCACCGAGGGCAACACCTTATTGCAGTACCGACTGGACAACACCAACCTGGTTGAGAAACCTGAGAGAACCAAGACTGTTATTGGCTTGGGCCTCAACCTTTGCCACTTGCTGGCGTCTCTGGCATCGCCATATATGCCCTCAACATCAGAGTCAATCTGCAAGCAGTTGAACACCACGCTTGCCTTTATCCCCGACGTTTGGGATCCTGAGATCCTCAAGAGCGGCCACAAGATCGGAAAAGCGGCTTACCTGTTCACTCGTATTGACGAGAAGAAAGTGGCGGAGTGGAAGGCGGCTTTTGGTGGCAGTGCTGAGTCCCGCGCTGCCGAggaggctgccaagaagaagaagcaggaggagaaggaaaagaagaaggctaGAAaagcggccaaggctgctgaagcCGCTCAGGCCGCTGCTGGCGAAAGCCCTGCgggcaaggacaaggacgcGAAGGCTACAGATggagctgctgttgctcctGCTGCAAGAGATATAAAGGATTTGCCTATCCGAGCTAAGCCTGAGAGCAAGTAG